A DNA window from Thermoanaerobaculales bacterium contains the following coding sequences:
- the hslO gene encoding Hsp33 family molecular chaperone HslO: MADHMIRAMAWEGRVRVAACDSTGTVEELRRIHDPSPVTTAAVGRVATGALLMASMLEKVTGREPMVTIEIDGGGPAGKLLATASPKGWVRAMVANPLATAESKVNGKLNVAEVVGTSGELVVTRDPGIGEPYRGVVPLVAGEIAQDLARYLLDSEQTPSAVLLGVHVVPAGRVGHAGGLMVQLLPGVSDEQADELSARVRELGAVTSQMAAGAGPMAWVESLFAGDLTILGESPVRFHCGCSVSRVETALMLLGAGEVRSMIEATPDGPTVLSCGFCRKEYAVSAATLRRVLRSVEAGEAGDRPS; encoded by the coding sequence ATGGCAGATCACATGATCCGGGCGATGGCGTGGGAAGGACGGGTGAGGGTGGCGGCGTGCGACAGCACGGGCACCGTGGAGGAGCTGCGGCGGATCCACGATCCGTCGCCGGTCACCACGGCCGCCGTCGGCCGGGTCGCGACCGGCGCCCTGCTGATGGCCTCGATGCTGGAGAAGGTGACCGGCCGAGAGCCGATGGTGACGATCGAGATCGACGGGGGAGGCCCGGCGGGGAAGCTGCTGGCAACCGCCTCTCCGAAGGGCTGGGTGCGCGCGATGGTCGCCAACCCGCTCGCCACCGCCGAGTCGAAGGTCAACGGCAAGCTGAACGTCGCAGAGGTCGTCGGCACCTCGGGCGAGCTCGTGGTAACGAGAGACCCGGGGATTGGGGAGCCGTACCGCGGGGTCGTGCCCCTGGTGGCCGGAGAGATCGCGCAGGACCTCGCGCGCTACCTGCTGGACTCGGAGCAGACCCCGTCTGCGGTCCTGCTCGGGGTGCACGTCGTCCCGGCCGGCAGGGTCGGCCACGCCGGCGGCCTGATGGTCCAGCTGCTGCCGGGGGTCAGCGACGAGCAGGCCGACGAGCTGTCGGCGCGCGTACGGGAGCTCGGCGCGGTGACCTCGCAGATGGCGGCGGGCGCGGGTCCGATGGCGTGGGTCGAGAGCCTGTTTGCCGGAGACCTGACCATCCTCGGTGAGAGCCCGGTCCGGTTCCACTGTGGCTGCTCGGTGAGCCGCGTCGAGACCGCACTGATGCTGCTCGGGGCCGGCGAGGTCCGGTCGATGATCGAGGCCACCCCTGACGGCCCGACGGTGCTCAGCTGCGGGTTCTGCAGGAAGGAGTACGCGGTGTCCGCCGCCACGCTCCGGCGAGTCCTGCGCAGCGTGGAGGCCGGGGAGGCGGGCGACAGGCCGAGCTGA
- a CDS encoding superoxide dismutase [Ni]: MRFLPAGLLIAALALTGATQVGAHCQVPCGIYDDELRVQLIEEHITTIEKSMTQIAALAKETPVNYNQLVRWIDNKEKHAQEIQTIVADYFLCQRLKAPDSREGEPWERYVEQLTTLHQVQVAAMKAKQTTDVANVEALRSLVKAFRSAYFGEAGSHGHSH, translated from the coding sequence ATGCGTTTCCTGCCCGCCGGCCTGCTGATCGCGGCGCTCGCCTTGACCGGCGCCACCCAGGTGGGAGCCCACTGCCAGGTTCCCTGCGGCATCTATGACGACGAGCTGCGGGTCCAGCTGATCGAGGAGCACATCACGACGATCGAGAAGTCGATGACCCAGATCGCCGCGCTCGCCAAGGAGACGCCGGTCAACTACAACCAGCTGGTCCGCTGGATCGACAACAAGGAAAAGCACGCCCAGGAGATCCAGACGATCGTCGCCGACTACTTCCTCTGCCAGCGCCTCAAGGCGCCTGACAGCCGGGAGGGCGAGCCCTGGGAGCGGTACGTGGAGCAGCTGACGACGCTGCACCAGGTCCAGGTGGCGGCCATGAAGGCGAAGCAGACCACCGACGTCGCCAACGTCGAGGCGCTCCGGTCGCTGGTCAAGGCATTCCGTTCGGCCTACTTCGGCGAGGCGGGCAGCCACGGCCACTCGCACTGA
- the ppk1 gene encoding polyphosphate kinase 1, with amino-acid sequence MTVAPKDQSPITPESSQAFINRELSWLQFARRVLQLAQDGDLPLLERVKFAGILGMLHDEFYMKRMSGLKRQIRSGVEKLSLDGRTPREELEACRAEIRAQTEELASVVEDEIRPALAKEGIEIRDHADLGAKNKKELARFIERSVLPILTPLAVDAEHPFPFISNLGLNLAITIREGKRERFVRIKVPSNRARWVPLAGGDGFVPLEQVIAANLHTLFPNGVIEAYGFCVTRGAEGDTERPGEVDDFDPLLAPGSIISQVSNELKARRFAGTVRLEVDSRMPKKTRTWLAAQLDVDDGDVYASSQPLRLADLLRFEVEGRDELRYPRHRPITHPRLKKIPDEAGALFDEIRRGDILLHHPYHSFDTSVLRFLEESAADPRVLAIKLTIYRTSSDSPIVRALAEAARRGKQVAVLVEITARFDEAPNIAWGRLLEQEGVHVAYGVEKLKTHVKLALVVREEDDGIRRYVHVGTGNYHTGTARIYEDLGMLTCDQELGADVAAVFNELTGAAKPAQYTKVVVAPAQMRERFRKLIRREAEHAAAGKPSGITAKMNQLQDPDLIRELYRASQAGVPISLNVRGLCCLRAGVPGLSERVRVYSVLGRFLEHGRIYRFGNAGNPEYFIGSADWMKRNLDRRVETLAPVEDPALKAELDAILQVYEEDNHSAWDLRPDGGYVRRRPADGEAAHPSQQVFAGRFAG; translated from the coding sequence ATGACCGTCGCACCGAAAGATCAGTCTCCGATCACGCCCGAGTCGTCCCAGGCGTTCATCAACCGTGAGCTGAGCTGGCTGCAGTTCGCGCGCCGCGTGCTCCAGCTCGCGCAGGACGGCGACCTCCCCCTCCTCGAGCGCGTGAAGTTTGCCGGCATTCTCGGGATGCTCCACGACGAGTTCTACATGAAGAGGATGAGCGGGCTGAAGCGGCAGATCCGCAGCGGCGTGGAGAAGCTGTCGTTGGATGGCCGCACACCGCGCGAGGAGCTCGAGGCCTGCCGCGCGGAGATCCGCGCCCAGACGGAGGAGCTGGCCAGCGTCGTCGAGGACGAGATCCGCCCCGCGCTCGCGAAGGAGGGCATCGAAATCCGCGACCACGCCGACCTCGGAGCGAAGAACAAGAAGGAGCTCGCGCGGTTCATCGAGCGCTCGGTGCTGCCGATCCTGACCCCGCTGGCGGTGGACGCCGAGCACCCGTTCCCCTTCATCAGCAACCTCGGCCTCAACCTCGCCATCACCATCCGAGAGGGGAAGCGTGAGCGGTTCGTCCGCATCAAGGTGCCGTCGAACCGAGCCCGCTGGGTCCCGCTGGCCGGCGGGGATGGCTTCGTTCCCCTCGAGCAGGTGATCGCCGCCAATCTGCACACGCTGTTTCCCAACGGGGTCATCGAGGCGTACGGGTTCTGCGTGACTCGTGGCGCGGAGGGAGACACAGAACGCCCGGGCGAGGTTGACGACTTCGACCCTCTGCTCGCCCCGGGGAGCATCATCAGCCAGGTCAGCAACGAGCTCAAGGCGAGGCGGTTTGCGGGCACGGTCCGGCTGGAGGTCGACTCGCGGATGCCGAAGAAGACGCGGACGTGGCTCGCCGCCCAGCTCGACGTGGACGACGGCGACGTCTACGCCTCGAGTCAACCACTCCGGCTGGCGGACCTCCTGCGCTTCGAGGTCGAGGGGAGAGACGAGCTCCGCTACCCGCGCCACCGCCCGATCACGCACCCGCGGCTGAAGAAGATCCCGGACGAGGCGGGCGCCCTCTTCGACGAGATCCGGCGGGGTGACATCCTGCTCCACCACCCGTACCACAGCTTCGACACCTCGGTGCTCCGTTTCCTGGAGGAGTCCGCGGCGGACCCGCGAGTGCTCGCGATCAAGCTCACGATCTACCGGACGTCCAGCGACTCGCCGATCGTCCGCGCGCTCGCCGAGGCGGCGCGCCGCGGCAAGCAGGTGGCCGTGCTCGTGGAGATTACCGCCCGTTTCGACGAGGCGCCGAACATCGCGTGGGGCCGCCTCCTCGAGCAGGAGGGCGTCCATGTCGCGTACGGCGTCGAGAAGCTCAAGACCCACGTCAAGCTGGCGTTGGTCGTGCGCGAGGAGGATGACGGCATCCGCCGCTACGTCCACGTCGGCACCGGCAACTACCACACCGGCACCGCGCGCATCTACGAGGACCTCGGCATGCTGACGTGCGACCAGGAGCTGGGCGCGGATGTGGCGGCGGTGTTCAACGAGCTTACCGGCGCCGCGAAGCCGGCCCAGTACACCAAGGTGGTGGTCGCGCCGGCGCAGATGCGCGAGCGGTTTCGCAAGCTCATCCGGCGCGAGGCGGAGCATGCCGCCGCCGGCAAGCCGTCCGGCATCACGGCCAAGATGAACCAGCTGCAGGACCCGGACCTGATTCGCGAGCTCTACCGTGCGAGCCAAGCCGGCGTCCCGATCAGCCTCAACGTCCGCGGGCTCTGCTGCCTGCGCGCCGGCGTCCCCGGCCTGTCGGAGAGGGTCCGGGTGTACAGCGTGCTCGGGCGATTCCTGGAGCACGGCAGGATCTACCGTTTCGGCAATGCCGGCAACCCCGAGTACTTCATCGGCTCCGCGGACTGGATGAAGCGCAACCTCGATCGCCGCGTGGAGACGCTCGCCCCGGTCGAGGACCCGGCGCTCAAGGCGGAGCTCGATGCCATCCTCCAAGTGTACGAGGAGGACAACCACTCGGCGTGGGACCTCCGGCCGGACGGCGGCTACGTCCGCCGGCGCCCCGCGGACGGCGAGGCGGCGCACCCCTCGCAGCAGGTCTTTGCCGGCCGTTTCGCCGGCTGA
- a CDS encoding sensor domain-containing diguanylate cyclase: MALPEVDLSQVNIVEIILGMMIGVLLVVVALQWTRLRALKQALADQPRTELEPATPGSAARRLEQDLSFLADYIKEYTKLIAELNAQTEVRQIPPVLLNAMVRIFRAEHALVLIRRNRTLAEPERRNRLIVAAGASTERGMGVGAEVSFGEGHIGYVAERCKTMDRHDYQREVLDSPRRGEASQGPVYAVAAPMVHDAEALGVIAISRPQRYHPQQKEMMEAIASLGALAWNNLTVYGKVKIAADVDELTNIYNKRALKFRLSEYVYRARERGARISVFLFDIDHFKHYNDHNGHIAGDQALRVLAQLVQDSVRTDDVFGRFGGEEFLLIMPGRTPAQALSAASNILQRIERYDFPFGKGQPMKRVTVSGGVATFPDDAQDAVELLLAADAALYRAKQGGRNRVVRAVTGLNPPSTATSVDLDDSQA; the protein is encoded by the coding sequence ATGGCGTTGCCTGAAGTCGACCTCTCGCAGGTCAACATCGTCGAGATCATCCTCGGAATGATGATCGGCGTGTTGCTCGTCGTGGTGGCGCTCCAGTGGACGAGGCTGCGGGCCTTGAAGCAGGCGCTCGCGGACCAGCCCAGGACCGAGCTCGAGCCCGCCACCCCTGGCTCGGCCGCCCGCAGGCTCGAGCAGGATCTCAGCTTCCTGGCCGACTACATCAAGGAGTACACCAAGCTGATCGCGGAGCTCAATGCCCAGACCGAGGTCCGCCAGATTCCACCGGTGCTGCTCAACGCGATGGTGCGGATCTTCAGGGCCGAGCATGCGCTGGTGCTCATCCGCCGCAACCGGACGCTGGCCGAGCCCGAGCGCAGGAACCGCCTGATCGTCGCGGCCGGCGCCTCGACCGAGCGCGGCATGGGCGTGGGAGCGGAGGTGTCCTTCGGCGAGGGCCACATCGGGTACGTCGCGGAGCGGTGCAAGACGATGGACCGGCACGACTACCAGCGCGAGGTCCTCGACAGCCCGCGCCGGGGAGAGGCGTCACAGGGCCCGGTGTACGCGGTCGCGGCTCCGATGGTGCACGACGCGGAGGCGCTCGGCGTGATCGCGATCTCCCGGCCGCAGCGCTACCACCCGCAGCAGAAGGAGATGATGGAGGCGATCGCGTCGCTCGGCGCGCTCGCCTGGAACAACCTGACCGTCTACGGAAAGGTCAAGATCGCCGCCGACGTCGACGAGCTCACCAACATCTACAACAAGCGGGCCCTCAAGTTCCGGCTCAGCGAGTACGTGTACCGGGCGCGCGAGCGCGGCGCACGGATCTCGGTCTTCCTGTTCGACATCGACCACTTCAAGCACTACAACGACCACAACGGCCACATCGCCGGCGACCAGGCGCTGCGGGTGCTCGCCCAGCTGGTGCAGGACTCGGTGCGGACCGACGACGTCTTCGGCAGGTTCGGCGGCGAGGAGTTCCTGCTGATCATGCCGGGGCGGACGCCCGCGCAGGCGCTGAGCGCGGCGTCCAACATCCTCCAGCGCATCGAACGCTACGACTTCCCGTTCGGCAAGGGACAGCCGATGAAGCGGGTGACGGTCAGCGGCGGCGTGGCGACCTTCCCGGACGACGCCCAGGACGCCGTCGAGCTCCTGCTCGCGGCCGACGCCGCCCTCTATCGGGCCAAGCAGGGCGGGCGCAACCGGGTGGTCCGGGCGGTGACCGGGCTCAACCCGCCGTCCACCGCCACCAGCGTCGACCTCGACGACTCGCAGGCCTGA